CAAATGGGATAGATTCTCCAGAAACACAGCTGAATCTTACCAAATGATTGGAGTATTCAATGGATTAGCCATTCAGGTAAACGCCATTGAGCAACCACTAGATTTAACCATTCCAGAGCAAGGATTAATGTTAGCTGTTTATCTTTCTATGCCTGAGGTAGAAAACCAACGTCGATCATTAAATGTAACGGCAGGGATGCGTAGAGCCTTTAAAGAAGGTAGATATGTTGGAAGTGCTCCAAAAGGGTACGACAACGGCAAAGATGTCTTAAAAAAGCCTCTTTTGATTCCAAATGAAGATGCAAAGTACATTCAGGAAGCTTTTGAACTCATGGCAACAGGAAACTACCAGCGCAATGAAGTATTCTATAAATTAAAAGCAAAAGGTTTTCAATCTAGTAAATCTGTATTCGCAAATATTTTAAATAATCATTTATACTATGGAAGTGTTTTCATAAAAGCTTATAAAGACGAGAAAGAAACCATAGTAGAGGGTATTCACGAACCTATAATCACCAAAGCCTTATTTGATAAAGTACAGCAAGTAATGTACAGCAGAAAAAGAGGAAAGCAAAAAGCGCCTAAGAAGTACAATGAGAACTTCCCTCTAAAAGGATTTTTATGCTGTCCAATTTGCAACAAACAAATGACCGCTAGTGCATCAAAAGGGAGAACACAATACTATAGCTATTATCATTGTATAAGCCCCTGTAAGGGAAGATATACTTCAGATGAAGTGCATCAACAAGTAAATGACTTTTTAGCAGATATTTCCTTTGACAAACAATTCCAAGAATTGTATTTTGAAATCATTAAAGAAAAATTAACTGCTGAAACAAAGCAAAAAGCTTTAGGTCCAAAACATTATGAGCATCTGAAATCTTTAGAAGATAAAATAGTCAAATTGCAAGACTTATACATTGATGGAGATATAGACAAAACTGGATATGAATCTGCTAAAGAACGGTATGGTAATTTGTATGCAGAATTAAAATCTAAAGAAGCATCTTCAGAAGACAATAAAAAACTAATAGAACTCTATAAAATAGCTACAGAAAAGTTTATAGATATTGACAATCAATACAATAACTCTAATTTGGAGCACAAAAGAAGAATAGTCGGTTCGATATTTGGTAAAAATCTTCAATTTGAAAATAAAAAAGTTCGAACCGCTAATTTGAATCCAATCCTAAATGAAATAGCCAGTATTAATAAGGGTTTACGAGATAAAACAAAAAAGGATTTGACTAAAAAAATAGTCAAATCCTCTATGGTGATCGCAGAAGGATTCGAACCTTCGACCGCCTGCTTAGAAGGCAGGTGCTCTATCCAGCTGAGCTATGCGACCAGTATTGTTGTTGTCGGGGTGGCAGGATTCGAACCTGCGGCCTCCTGCTCCCAAAGCAGGCGCGATAACCGGGCTACGCTACACCCCGAAAAAGCAAAATTAAATAAGCGGAGAGACAGGGACTCGAACCCTGGCGACGATTGCTCGTCGACAGATTAGCAATCTGCTCCATTACCACTCTGGCACCTCTCCAAGCTCAAAGAACGTGTCCTATTTTGCGGTGGCAAATGTAGCACTTCATTGTATTAATCACAACTATTTTGTACCTTTTTTTACTTTTATTTCGTGATTTTTATTAAATCACTTAACAATCAAGCCTCTAGCAATAAATAAATTGACTCTAATCAGAATACTGAAATCAAAATTTGAATTTCTATAAAAAAGAGTAAATTTGCTACATCAACTAGTAAAAAGTGCTATGAACAAAAGAGTCGTTATTGTTGCCGCAGCTAGAACCCCTATTGGAAGTTTTATGGGAGGATTAGCAACTACTCCTGCCCCACAATTAGGAGCTATTGCTATTAAAGGTGCACTAGAAAAAATCAATCTGGATCCTACTTTAGTTGATGAAGTGTTCATGGGAAATGTGATACAAGCTGGCGTAGGCCAGGCTCCTGCTCGACAAGCAGCCCTATTTGCTGGGTTATCTAATTCAGTAGCTTGTACAACCGTAAATAAAGTATGTGCATCTGGAATGAAAGCAGTCATGTTTGCTGCTCAAGCCATTCAATCTAATGACGCCGAAATTGTCGTTGCAGGCGGAATGGAAAACATGAGTTTGATTCCACATTACACCCATCTACGAGCGGGAATAAAATTTGGCCCAACCACCTTACAAGACGGAATGCAAAAAGACGGACTTACCGATGCCTATGACAACACTGCCATGGGAGTAAGTGCCGATCTTTGCGCTAACGAATATAAAATTTCCAGAGAAGAACAAGACCAATTTGCCATTCAATCCTATGAGCGAAGTGCCAAAGCTTGGGAAGCTGGAAAATTTGATAACGAAATTGTTCCGGTCGCAGTGCCTCAGCGTAAAGGAGAACCTGTAATCGTTTCAAAAGACGAAGACTATACCAATGTAAAATTAGATAGAATTAGTAGCTTAAACCCCGCTTTTACCAAAGAAGGGACAGTTACTGCTGCTAATGCTTCTACCATTAATGATGGGGCGGCTGCTTTGGTAATTATGAGTGAGGAAAAAGCAAAAGCATTGGATTTATCTCCGCTAGCGTATATCCTTTCTTACGCAGACGCAGCGCAAGAACCAAAATGGTTTACAACAAGTCCAGCATTAGCATTACCCAAGGCTTTGAAAAAAGCAAATCTTACTATTGAAGATGTAGACTATTTTGAGTTTAACGAAGCTTTTTCAGTAGTTGGTTTGGCGAATGCCAAAATATTAAATATTGATCAAAACAAAATCAATGTGAACGGTGGTGCCGTTTCTTTAGGACATCCATTGGGTTGTTCAGGAGCACGAATCATTGTAACCTTATTGAATGTATTAGAACAAAATAACGGAAAAATCGGAGCAGCAGCCATTTGTAATGGTGGTGGAGGTGCTTCGGCAATAGTAATTGAAAGAGCCTAAATCAGTCACTTAATTTACGATCATAAACAATAAAAAGTTTTAAATGTTTGGAATTTGTAACCTAGCCATTATCCCACTTCGAGCGGAACCTAGCGACAGAAGCGAAATTGTTTCTCAGGTCTTGTTTGGCGAACATTTTGAAGTGGTAGAAGAATTAAAACAATGGCGCCGAATCCGATTGCATTATGATGCTTATGAAGGTTGGGTAGATTCCAAACAATTTCAAATGATTTCTGAAGCAGCGTACAACACACTCTCAAAAGAACCAATTATTTTAAATGCTGATTTGATCGACTATATTTCAGCTCCAAATAATACTTTACTCCCTATTCCTTTAGGAGCATCGCTATCTTTTTTAAATCATGACGATATTAATACCGCTCAATTTGAATTTGATGGTACAAAAACTAGTGGCGTACAAGATAAAAGTAAACTAATTGCAACAGCATTTATGTATTTAAACGCGCCTTACCTTTGGGGTGGAAAAACCCCTTTCGGTATTGACTGCTCAGGATTTACCCAAATGATATATAAATTAAATGGCTACCATTTGTTTAGAGATGCCTCGCAACAAGCAACTCAAGGAGAAGCCTTAAGTTTTATTGAAGAAAGTGAACCCGGAGACTTGGCTTTTTTTGATAACGAAGAGGGTAACATCATCCATGTGGGTATTATAATGGAAAACAATTACATTATTCATGCTAGTGGAAAAGTTCGGATTGACCGTCTGGATCATTTGGGTATTTTTAACCCCGAAACACAAAAACACACCCACAAACTAAGAGTAATCAAAAAAATTATATAAATAAAAAAGCCGAATTTTTCAATTCGGCTTTTTTATTTATATGATGAAAACTATTTTTTCATTTTAGCTTTTAAAGCTTTTGCTTTTTCAGTCATTTCTAGGGCTCTGTAAACACTTAATAAAGTACTTTTTACCTCTTCATTAGTACTGTCTAATTCAGATGCTTTTTCTAAGTATGGCAATGCCGATGTAAACACTGCTTCTCTTTGTTTTTTCAACACTTCGTAACGTTTGTTATCTTTTTCAGAGTTGCCTAATTTTTGAATTTCTTCAAATAATTTTTTATCAGCATCCAATTTTAAAATCGCTAAGTTCAAATAGGCATTCACGTAGTCTGATTTAATTTCAATGGCTCTTTTGTAATACTTTTCAGCGTCTACTAAATTTTTAGCATTATAACTAATTACACCTAAGTTAAAAACTAAGTCTGCATCGTTTGGACTTTGTGCCAAAACTTCAGTTATTAATTTTTTATAAGTATCATAATCTTTAGTATCCAAATACAAATTGGCTTCAGTCAAAATTAATGAGGTATCCTCAGGATTAGCTGCTCTTGCCTCGGCAACTGCTTTTTTAGCTTCGGCTACTTTACCGTTTTGCACTAAAATCAAGGCCATATTTTTATAGATTTCACCTCTTTTAGATGGAATATCTTCTGTTCTTGGCTTTTCATGAGTACCTAATTTCACCATTTGGTCTCTTTCTTTAGCAGTAGGGAAAAATTGTTCTTCACCATTGATTTTATTCACTGCATAGAAATTAGTTCCCTTTCCAGAATAGTTTAACATTTTTAACTCGTCATAAGCATTATAAGCTGTTTCATATTCTTTGGCATTTACATAAGTAGAGGCTGCATAATACAAATTGATGGTGTCTTTTTTATCCAACAAATAGGCATCATATAATTTTTTAGCTCCAGCCGCATGTTTTTCCGCTTTGGAATCAGCGATAGCCGCATTGATTAATTTGTATTTAACATCAATAATTGAAGTTGATGCCTGGGCAGAAAATTTGGCTTTACCAGAAGTTTTCTCAATTGACAACACTTCTTGATAGGCTTTGGCAGCAGCCGAAAGATTAGCATCCGTATTTTCATTTTTTGTTGCTAAAGCTAAGTGAGCATTGGCTTTTACAAATTGGAATTGTGCTTTTTCAGCATCTGGTGCTGCTGCTGAAGCCGCTTCAGCGCCTTGTAAAATAGTGATTGCTTCTTGAGCATTTCCTGCTTTTAATGCTTTTTCAGCTGCTTTAATTTGGTCTTTTTGAGCAAAAGTGGCAACTGATATCAACAAAGCTGATGCTAGTAGTACATATTTACTTTTCATAGTATTCTAAATTTGATTGGTTTTAATTATTGTTTTAATTTATTCGTCTGAATCGTCTTCGTCAGCGTCATCACCTTCTTCATCGTCAACGATTTCTTCTTCTTCATCATCGTCATCATCAGCAGCACCATCATCTTCTAGTACTTCTAGAACTGGTTTTACTCTTTCGATCACTTCGACTTCAATTGGATTACCGTCTTCGTCTAATTCTACTTCGGCAGGATCATCTTTCATTACTTTGGTTACCGCCGCAATAGAATCGTTTCCTTTTATGTTGATTAATTTTACTCCTTGAGTAGCACGTCCCATTACACGAAGATCTTCCACTGCCATACGGATAGTTAATCCTGATTTGTTGATAATCATCAAATCGTCAGCATCAGTTACCGCGTTGATCGAGATCAATTGACCTGTTTTTTCTGTAATGTTCAATGTTTTCACTCCTTTTCCTCCACGATTCGTAATTCTGTACTCATCTAAGCTAGAACGTTTACCGTATCCGTTTTCAGCAACTACTAAAATTTCGCTACTCATATCGTTCACCGTCACCATTCCGATTACTTCATCTTTATCGTCTTTCAAAGTAATTCCGCGAACTCCCGAAGCCGTTCTTCCCATTGGACGGGTTTTTGTTTCTTCGAAACGAACCAATTTACCAGATTTAACAGCCAAAATAATTTGACTTTCACCATTGGTTAATTGAGCCGCTAATAATTCGTCTCCTTCTTTAATAGTGATAGCAGCAACTCCATTCACACGAGGTTTAGAATATTTCTCTAAAGACGTTTTCTTCACCTGTCCTTGTTTCGTTACCATCACTAAGTTATGGCTCGTTACATACTCTTTATCTCTCAAGTCTTGTGTACAAATAAATGCTTTCACTTTGTCATCCGACTCGATATTGATTAAGTTTTGCAATGCTCTTCCTTTGGCGGTTTTGCTTCCTTCTGGAATTTCATACACACGCATCCAGAAACATTTTCCTTTTTGCGTAAAGAACATCATGTACTGGTGATTGGTAGCCACAAACATATGCTCTAAGAAATCTTGGTCACGGGTACCTGCACTTTTTTGTCCTACTCCACCTCTATTTTGAGTTTTGTATTCTGACAAGTTGGTACGTTTGATATAACCTGCATGTGAAATTGTAATGACTACATTTTCATCGGCAATCAAATCTTCAATACTTACATCGCCACCAGAATATTCGATTTGAGAACGACGCTCATCACCGTATTTGTCTCTGATTTCAACTAATTCTTCTTTGATCAAGGCGATTCTTAAATTCACATCGGCTAATAAAGCTCTTAAGTGCTCGATTAACTTCATGATTTCTTCATACTCAGCACGCAATTTATCTTGCTCTAATCCTGTTAATTGACGCAAACGCATTTCAACAATAGCACGGGCTTGAATATCAGATAATTTGAATCTTTCGATTAATTTTTCTTTGGCTTCATCAGTATTTTTAGACGCTTTGATTAAAGCAATTACTTCGTCAATGTTATCTGAAGCAATGATTAATCCTTCTAAAATATGGGCTCTTTCTTCTGCTTTACGCAATTCAAATTGAGTTCTACGAATAACCACATCGTGACGGTGCTCAACGAAATGATGAATCATATCTTTTAGATTCAACGTCTCTGGACGACCATTCACCAAGGCAATGTTGTTTACACTAAATGAAGATTGTAATTGGGTATACTTATATAAGGTATTCAACACTACATTAGGTGTAGCGTCGCGTTTCAAGATATACACGATACGCATACCGTTTCTATCCGACTCATCACGGATATTAGCAATACCCTCGATTTTCTTTTCGTTTACTAAGTCAGCAGTACGTTTGATCATATCTGCTTTGTTCACTTGGTATGGAATTTCAGTTACAATGATAGATTCTCTACCATCTACTTCTTCAAAACCTACTTTAGCACGAATAACTACTCTACCACGACCTGTTTTGAATGCTTCACGCACCCCTTCATATCCGTAAATAATTCCACCTGTTGGGAAATCGGGTGCTTTAACGTGCGTAATTAACTCGTCAATTTCAATATCATTATTATCAATATACGCGATAGTTCCGTTAATAACTTCAGTCAAGTTATGAGGTGGCATATTGGTAGCCATACCCACTGCAATACCTGTAGCTCCATTAATTAATAAGGTAGGTACACGTGTTGGCATTACTTTTGGCTCATACAAAGTATCGTCAAAATTCAATTGAAAATCAACTGTTTCTTTTTCAATATCAGCCATAATTTCTTCCGAAATCTTACGCATTCTGGCCTCGGTATAACGCATTGCTGCAGGACTATCACCATCAACAGAACCAAAGTTACCTTGTCCGTCAACTAATAAGTAACGCATACTCCACTCTTGCGCCATACGTACCATAGCATCGTATACAGAAGTATCACCGTGTGGGTGGTACTTACCTAAAACCTCCCCTACAATTCTAGCGGATTTTTTGTGGGCTTTATTTGAAAAAACTCCTAAATCATACATTCCGTAAAGTACTCTTCGATGCACCGGTTTCAAACCATCTCTAACATCTGGAAGTGCTCTTGATACAATTACCGACATCGAATAATCGATGTAAGCTGATTTCATTTCATCTTCTATGTTAATAGGAATTAACTTTTCTCCTTCAGACATAAGTTGTTATATTAAAAAATTATATTCGTTTCAAAACGTGCCAATATACGGAGATTTGAAATTTTTAATGGTATTTTTAACTACTTATTTCAATGATTTATTAACAACTTTTCCATGTATTTTGGTTAATAAAATAAGCCGAATTATTCTTTCTATTTATTATTTTTTTTGTCAATTAGCTGACAGCAGTAGTTAAGGGTATGGTATTTGGTTTTCCAACACCAATTAACTAAATTTACACTATCAAAAATAAATATATGGATGATAATTTTTCACCAAGAGTAAAAGATGTAATCACTTACAGTAAGGAAGAAGCCTTGCGACTAGGCCATGATTTCATTGGTACCGAACACCTAATGTTAGGAATTCTTAGAGATGGAAACGGAAAAGCGATTCATATTTTGAATACGCTTGCAGTAGATTTAGATCACTTGCGTAGAAAAGTGGAAATTTTAAGCCCTGCCAATCCTAGCATTGAAGTAAGTGTAGAAAAGAAAAATTTACACCTTACTCGTCAAGCTGAAAGAGCTTTAAAAACTACTTTTTTGGAAGCCAAAGTTTTTCAAAGTACATCCATTAGTACCGCACATTTGCTTTTATGCATATTGCGAAATGAAAACGATCCCACAACCAAACTACTCAACAAGTTGAAAATCGACTACGATGTAGTTAAAGAACAATACGTAAATATGACTCCAGCAGAAGATGATTTCATGGAAAACTTGCCAAAAAACGAGTCGTATAATGACGAATCAGGACAAGATGACAGTATCAAAGAAAGCAATTTCAATAACCCAACTAATAAATCAAATAAAAAGTCCAAAACACCTGTTTTAGATAACTTTGGAAGAGATTTAACTGAAATGGCTGAAGAAGGAAAATTAGACCCTGTAGTGGGACGCGAAAAAGAGATTGAGCGTGTTTCCCAAATTCTAAGTCGAAGAAAAAAGAACAATCCATTATTGATTGGAGAACCTGGTGTTGGTAAATCAGCCATTGCCGAAGGTTTGGCTTTGCGAATTATA
This sequence is a window from Flavobacterium ammoniigenes. Protein-coding genes within it:
- the gyrA gene encoding DNA gyrase subunit A translates to MSEGEKLIPINIEDEMKSAYIDYSMSVIVSRALPDVRDGLKPVHRRVLYGMYDLGVFSNKAHKKSARIVGEVLGKYHPHGDTSVYDAMVRMAQEWSMRYLLVDGQGNFGSVDGDSPAAMRYTEARMRKISEEIMADIEKETVDFQLNFDDTLYEPKVMPTRVPTLLINGATGIAVGMATNMPPHNLTEVINGTIAYIDNNDIEIDELITHVKAPDFPTGGIIYGYEGVREAFKTGRGRVVIRAKVGFEEVDGRESIIVTEIPYQVNKADMIKRTADLVNEKKIEGIANIRDESDRNGMRIVYILKRDATPNVVLNTLYKYTQLQSSFSVNNIALVNGRPETLNLKDMIHHFVEHRHDVVIRRTQFELRKAEERAHILEGLIIASDNIDEVIALIKASKNTDEAKEKLIERFKLSDIQARAIVEMRLRQLTGLEQDKLRAEYEEIMKLIEHLRALLADVNLRIALIKEELVEIRDKYGDERRSQIEYSGGDVSIEDLIADENVVITISHAGYIKRTNLSEYKTQNRGGVGQKSAGTRDQDFLEHMFVATNHQYMMFFTQKGKCFWMRVYEIPEGSKTAKGRALQNLINIESDDKVKAFICTQDLRDKEYVTSHNLVMVTKQGQVKKTSLEKYSKPRVNGVAAITIKEGDELLAAQLTNGESQIILAVKSGKLVRFEETKTRPMGRTASGVRGITLKDDKDEVIGMVTVNDMSSEILVVAENGYGKRSSLDEYRITNRGGKGVKTLNITEKTGQLISINAVTDADDLMIINKSGLTIRMAVEDLRVMGRATQGVKLINIKGNDSIAAVTKVMKDDPAEVELDEDGNPIEVEVIERVKPVLEVLEDDGAADDDDDEEEEIVDDEEGDDADEDDSDE
- a CDS encoding tetratricopeptide repeat protein, with product MKSKYVLLASALLISVATFAQKDQIKAAEKALKAGNAQEAITILQGAEAASAAAPDAEKAQFQFVKANAHLALATKNENTDANLSAAAKAYQEVLSIEKTSGKAKFSAQASTSIIDVKYKLINAAIADSKAEKHAAGAKKLYDAYLLDKKDTINLYYAASTYVNAKEYETAYNAYDELKMLNYSGKGTNFYAVNKINGEEQFFPTAKERDQMVKLGTHEKPRTEDIPSKRGEIYKNMALILVQNGKVAEAKKAVAEARAANPEDTSLILTEANLYLDTKDYDTYKKLITEVLAQSPNDADLVFNLGVISYNAKNLVDAEKYYKRAIEIKSDYVNAYLNLAILKLDADKKLFEEIQKLGNSEKDNKRYEVLKKQREAVFTSALPYLEKASELDSTNEEVKSTLLSVYRALEMTEKAKALKAKMKK
- a CDS encoding C40 family peptidase, whose amino-acid sequence is MFGICNLAIIPLRAEPSDRSEIVSQVLFGEHFEVVEELKQWRRIRLHYDAYEGWVDSKQFQMISEAAYNTLSKEPIILNADLIDYISAPNNTLLPIPLGASLSFLNHDDINTAQFEFDGTKTSGVQDKSKLIATAFMYLNAPYLWGGKTPFGIDCSGFTQMIYKLNGYHLFRDASQQATQGEALSFIEESEPGDLAFFDNEEGNIIHVGIIMENNYIIHASGKVRIDRLDHLGIFNPETQKHTHKLRVIKKII
- a CDS encoding acetyl-CoA C-acyltransferase, with translation MNKRVVIVAAARTPIGSFMGGLATTPAPQLGAIAIKGALEKINLDPTLVDEVFMGNVIQAGVGQAPARQAALFAGLSNSVACTTVNKVCASGMKAVMFAAQAIQSNDAEIVVAGGMENMSLIPHYTHLRAGIKFGPTTLQDGMQKDGLTDAYDNTAMGVSADLCANEYKISREEQDQFAIQSYERSAKAWEAGKFDNEIVPVAVPQRKGEPVIVSKDEDYTNVKLDRISSLNPAFTKEGTVTAANASTINDGAAALVIMSEEKAKALDLSPLAYILSYADAAQEPKWFTTSPALALPKALKKANLTIEDVDYFEFNEAFSVVGLANAKILNIDQNKINVNGGAVSLGHPLGCSGARIIVTLLNVLEQNNGKIGAAAICNGGGGASAIVIERA